Proteins from one Deinococcus sedimenti genomic window:
- a CDS encoding phage tail sheath family protein — translation MAEYLSPGVYIEETQSGPRPIEGISTTTAAFVGFAPSGPANTPVFVANWQQFKETFGTTDARGDKNPFMDGAYLAQSVYAYFNNGGTRCYVVRLVPAQATQAKRTVEAARPLQLPSRASKAVPSLSIAARDGRQSDIQIEVLPADPIKPGDAPKGKDGKTDPEEGSDGLFTLKVTRNDLTETFPNVSMGKKHARSVAEVVNKESTLITIEETSSAGPLVERAPEPGAYVLQADSNVIEQGRELRGQDFVGSVDGRSGIESLEIAEEVSMIAVPDLMSAYQAGMINEDGVKSVQRALIDHCERNANRIALLDTPPDLTPQQVVKWRNVDTNFDTSYAAMYYPWVKVEGPDGNPMMVPPSGFVAGIYARNDVERGVHKAPANETVRGILGPALQVTKSEQDILNPIGVNCIREFPGMGVRVWGARTLSSNAQWRYVPVRRLFNYVEKSIERGTQWAVFEPNDENLWFRIRRDINSFLTSVWRDGALFGNTAREAFYVKCDSELNPAELRDRGMLQVEIGLAPVKPAEFIVFRFSQYAGGGQ, via the coding sequence CTGGCAACAGTTCAAAGAAACCTTCGGCACCACCGACGCCCGCGGCGACAAGAACCCCTTCATGGACGGCGCGTACCTCGCCCAGAGCGTCTACGCGTATTTCAACAACGGCGGCACCCGCTGCTACGTCGTGCGCCTCGTCCCCGCCCAGGCCACCCAGGCCAAACGCACCGTCGAAGCCGCCCGCCCCCTGCAGCTGCCCAGCCGCGCCAGCAAGGCCGTGCCCAGCCTCAGCATCGCCGCCCGCGACGGCCGCCAGAGCGACATCCAGATCGAGGTGCTGCCCGCCGACCCCATCAAGCCCGGCGACGCCCCCAAGGGTAAGGACGGCAAGACCGACCCCGAGGAAGGCAGCGACGGCCTGTTCACCCTCAAGGTCACCCGCAACGACCTGACCGAGACCTTCCCCAACGTCAGCATGGGCAAGAAACACGCCCGCAGCGTCGCCGAGGTCGTGAACAAGGAAAGCACCCTGATCACCATCGAGGAGACCAGCAGCGCCGGCCCCCTCGTCGAGCGCGCCCCCGAACCCGGCGCGTACGTCCTGCAGGCCGACAGCAACGTCATCGAACAGGGCCGCGAACTGCGCGGGCAGGACTTCGTGGGCAGCGTCGACGGCCGCAGCGGCATCGAGAGCCTCGAAATCGCCGAGGAAGTCAGCATGATCGCCGTGCCTGACCTCATGAGCGCCTACCAGGCGGGCATGATCAACGAGGACGGCGTCAAGAGCGTCCAGCGCGCCCTGATCGACCACTGCGAGCGCAACGCCAACCGCATCGCGCTGCTCGACACGCCGCCCGACCTCACCCCGCAGCAGGTCGTGAAGTGGCGCAACGTCGACACCAACTTCGACACCAGCTACGCCGCCATGTACTACCCCTGGGTGAAGGTCGAAGGGCCCGACGGCAACCCCATGATGGTCCCCCCCAGCGGCTTCGTGGCCGGGATCTACGCCCGCAACGACGTCGAGCGCGGCGTGCACAAGGCCCCCGCCAACGAGACCGTGCGCGGCATTCTCGGGCCGGCCCTGCAGGTCACCAAGAGCGAGCAGGACATCCTCAACCCCATCGGCGTGAACTGCATCCGCGAGTTCCCCGGCATGGGCGTGCGCGTCTGGGGCGCCCGGACGCTGTCCAGCAACGCCCAGTGGCGCTACGTGCCCGTCCGGCGCCTGTTCAACTACGTCGAGAAGAGCATCGAGCGCGGCACGCAGTGGGCCGTGTTCGAACCCAACGACGAGAACCTGTGGTTCCGTATCCGCCGCGACATCAACTCCTTCCTCACCAGCGTCTGGCGCGACGGCGCGCTGTTCGGCAACACCGCCCGCGAGGCCTTCTACGTCAAGTGCGACAGCGAACTCAACCCCGCCGAACTCCGCGACCGCGGCATGCTCCAGGTCGAGATCGGCCTCGCGCCGGTCAAACCCGCCGAGTTCATCGTGTTCCGCTTCAGCCAGTACGCCGGTGGCGGGCAGTAA